The following coding sequences lie in one Corynebacterium anserum genomic window:
- a CDS encoding adenine phosphoribosyltransferase: MTTTTSTTTTAQRPAAEALRKLTRIVPGFPSEGIVFEDLTPVLADPESFTAVVRDIADTCRDMNADLVGGLDARGFLLGSAVAYELGLGILAVRKGGKLPPPVLRAEYDLEYGSAALEIPAEGIPLEGKRILLIDDVLATGGTLKASRELLERAGATVCGLAVVLEVEGLRGRDRFSDLPLYVVSTGQRSGMTCDATTANDGQDNE; this comes from the coding sequence TTGACTACCACGACGAGCACAACAACCACAGCGCAGCGCCCCGCTGCTGAGGCGCTGCGGAAGCTCACGCGTATTGTGCCAGGATTTCCCTCAGAGGGAATCGTGTTCGAGGATCTCACCCCGGTATTAGCAGATCCGGAGAGTTTTACCGCCGTGGTTCGTGATATCGCCGATACGTGTCGGGACATGAATGCTGATCTGGTCGGAGGGCTTGATGCCCGAGGCTTTCTCCTCGGCAGTGCAGTGGCTTATGAACTCGGATTGGGGATTCTCGCCGTGCGAAAAGGTGGGAAACTACCTCCGCCTGTACTTCGTGCAGAATATGACCTCGAGTATGGGTCGGCTGCCTTAGAGATCCCCGCTGAAGGCATTCCCCTGGAAGGCAAGCGCATCCTTCTTATCGATGACGTGTTGGCTACCGGTGGCACATTGAAGGCATCTCGTGAGCTATTGGAGCGTGCCGGCGCTACTGTGTGCGGCTTGGCTGTCGTGCTTGAAGTGGAGGGGCTCAGGGGGAGGGACCGTTTTAGCGATCTGCCGTTGTACGTCGTGTCTACAGGACAACGTAGTGGAATGACGTGTGACGCAACTACTGCCAATGACGGGCAAGACAATGAGTAA